One genomic segment of Alosa sapidissima isolate fAloSap1 chromosome 13, fAloSap1.pri, whole genome shotgun sequence includes these proteins:
- the zmiz2 gene encoding zinc finger MIZ domain-containing protein 2 isoform X5 has product MNPINSMKPALPPTPHSDGSYPYDPVPWQQGASQPGSLSVVTTVWGVTSPSPSQVFGAPMGPGGNSAGSHMMPGSSPGMNSPQFLAQQGYPEPNKAYLQSGMYGRPSGAYPAGPGYGGSYPSSGGGSMGMPPHGARPPTDFTQAAAAAAVAAAAATATATATATVAAIQEKQNQEMSYGPMGGASSYNTQFLSHSGPRGPPGMGPGGMGPGGMVGARGPPSMGPMYGPPQGQRMPQHPGYAGQPGPPRHQQGLKRPYNSDGFPGQQCGPGMGPGGGPYPGQPMQYHGAGPQRSAPSPSYPSHRMGMQPGGMSQYPTGPSNPGQYYKLSPQADQFNGQGATHSSLASAVAGGGGPYNTFTQAAVNGPGRTMPGYPSSPLPGNPTPPMTPGSSMPPYMSPGQDVKSPFLPDVKPNIASMQPPTGNPSDDLRLTFPVRDGVVLEPFRLEHNLAVSNHVFQLRDSVYKTLIMSCHDGCGCISGPDLELQFKCYHHEDRQMNTNWPASVQVSVNATPLTIERGDNKTSHKPLYLKQVCQPGRNTIQITVTACCCSHLFVLQLVHRPSVRSVLQGLMKKRLLPAEHCVTKIKRNFSSGTIPGTPGLNGEDGVEQTGIKVSLKCPITFRRIQLPARGHDCRHIQCFDLESYLQLNCERGTWRCPVCNKTALLEGLEVDQYMLGILIYIQNSDYEEITIDPVCGWKPVPVKPDLHIKEDPDGPALKRCRTLSPSHMILPSVMEMIAALGPASSPYQSLPQGGSSHTPEYPSQGGSGYSNQQPGFSDFPNAPGTPTMGEFGSGPPSISYQSDLPSGLLTPDKPVGHPMSGQMAHGGRMDSGHGNLQQQQQQQQQQQAMHGNGNLSGPGGQMHSRGPSQNSRMHPDNAFGLGGPGDVPEPALDLLPELTNPDELLSYLGPPDLPNNSNDDLLSLFESN; this is encoded by the exons ATGAACCCCATCAACTCCATGAAACCTGCCTTGCCTCCCACGCCACATAG TGACGGCTCCTACCCATATGATCCTGTCCCCTGGCAGCAAGGTGCCAGTCAGccaggctctctctctgtggtaaCCACAGTGTGGGGAGTGACCAGTCCTTCACCCAGCcag GTGTTTGGCGCTCCCATGGGTCCGGGCGGCAACTCCGCTGGCAGCCACATGATGCCCGGCAGCAGCCCTGGCATGAACTCGCCGCAGTTCCTGGCGCAGCAGGGCTACCCCGAGCCCAACAAGGCCTATCTGCAGTCGGGCATGTACGGACGCCCCAGCGGGGCCTACCCAGCAGGCCCGGGCTACGGCGGCAG CTACCCCAGTAGCGGCGGGGGATCCATGGGCATGCCCCCCCATGGCGCCCGCCCCCCCACAGACTTCACCCAGGCCGCCGCTGCCGCGGCTGttgctgccgccgccgccacagccaccgccaccgccacagCAACGGTTGCCGCCATTCAAGAGAAACAGAACCAGGAAATGAGCTATGGCCCG ATGGGTGGTGCTTCCTCCTACAACACCCAGTTCCTGTCCCACTCGGGCCCTCGGGGCCCCCCAGGGATGGGGCCGGGGGGGATGGGCCCGGGCGGGATGGTTGGAGCGCGCGGACCCCCCTCCATGGGCCCCATGTACGGACCCCCACAGGGCCAGAGGATGCCGCAGCATCCTGGCTACGCCGGACAGCCGGGACCACCACGACACCAGCAGGGCCTCAAGCGCCCGTATAActctgat ggttTCCCTGGGCAGCAGTGTGGGCCTGGCATGGGTCCCGGAGGCGGGCCGTATCCGGGCCAGCCGATGCAGTACCACGGAGCGGGCCCCCAGCGCTCGGCGCCCTCCCCCTCCTACCCCTCCCACAGGATGGGCATGCAGCCGGGGGGCATGAGCCAGTACCCCACCGGACCCAGCAACCCCGGCCAGTACTACAAG CTCTCCCCACAGGCGGACCAGTTTAACGGGCAGGGTGCCACTCACAGCAGCCTGGCATCTGCAGTCGCTGGAGGAGGGGGACCGTACAACACTTTCACACAGGCTGCCGTCAACGGG CCTGGGCGGACGATGCCAGGCTACCCCAGCTCTCCGTTGCCTGGCAACCCCACTCCTCCCATGACGCCGGGCAGCTCGATGCCCCCCTACATGTCGCCGGGGCAGGACGTCAAGTCACCCTTCCTCCCCGATGTCAAGCCCAACATCGCCTCAATGCAGCCCCCTACAG GTAACCCTAGCGATGACCTTCGCCTGACCTTCCCTGTGCGGGACGGTGTGGTGCTAGAGCCCTTCCGCCTGGAGCACAACCTAGCCGTTAGCAACCACGTCTTCCAGCTGCGAGACTCCGTCTACAAGACTCTTATTatgag CTGTCATGATGGGTGCGGGTGCATTAGCGG GCCTGACCTGGAGTTGCAGTTTAAGTGCTACCACCATGAGGACCGGCAGATGAACACCAACTGGCCGGCGTCGGTGCAGGTGAGCGTGAACGCCACGCCTCTGACCATTGAGCGCGGGGACAACAAGACCTCCCATAAGCCCCTTTACCTGAAGCAGGTGTGCCAGCCGGGACGCAACACCATCCAGATCACCGTCACCGCCTGCTGCTGT tcTCATCTGTTTGTGCTGCAGCTGGTCCACAGGCCCTCTGTTCGCTCCGTGCTCCAGGGCCTCATGAAGAAAAGGCTGCTTCCTGCCGAGCACTGCGTCACCAAGa TCAAGCGTAACTTCAGCAGTGGCACCATCCCTGGGACGCCGGGCCTGAACGGGGAGGATGGCGTGGAACAGACGGGCATCAAAGTGTCGCTCAAGTGTCCAATCACCTTCCGCCGAATCCAGCTGCCCGCCCGTGGACACGACTGTAGACACAtacag tgctTTGACCTGGAGTCTTACCTACAGCTGAACTGTGAGCGAGGCACATGGCGCTGCCCTGTGTGCAA TAAAACGGCTCTTCTAGAAGGACTGGAGGTTGACCAGTACATGCTGGGTATTCTCATCTACATCCAGAA TTCTGACTATGAGGAAATCACCATTGACCCGGTGTGCGGCTGGAAGCCGGTGCCGGTGAAACCGGATCTGCACATTAAAGAGGATCCGGACGGGCCTGCTCTTAAGCGCTGCCGCACCCTTAGCCCCAGTCACATGATCCTGCCCAGCGTCATGGAGATGATCGCAGCGCTGGGCCCAGCCTCCTCGCCATACCAGTCGCTGCCACAGGGGGGCAGCAGCCACACACCAGAGTACCCCAGCCAAG GCGGGTCAGGCTACTCTAACCAGCAGCCCGGTTTCTCGGACTTTCCTAATGCCCCTGGGACCCCCACCATGGGTGAGTTCGGCTCAGGCCCCCCGTCCATCTCCTATCAGTCGGACCTCCCCAGTGGACTTCTCACGCCGGACAAGCCCGTGGGACACCCCATGTCTGGACAG ATGGCCCATGGAGGCCGCATGGACTCTGGCCACGGTaacctgcagcagcagcagcagcaacaacagcaacagcaggccATGCACGGCAACGGCAATCTCAGCGGCCCCGGAGGACAGATGCACTCACGCGGCCCTTCCCAGAATTCCCGGATGCACCCGGACAACGCGTTTGGACTGGGCGGCCCAGGCGATGTTCCAGAGCCAGCGCTTGAT TTGCTGCCAGAGCTGACCAACCCAGATGAACTGCTGTCCTATCTGGGCCCGCCCGACCTCCCCAACAACAGCAACGACGACCTGCTCTCCCTCTTTGAGAGCAACTGA
- the zmiz2 gene encoding zinc finger MIZ domain-containing protein 2 isoform X4 has protein sequence MNPINSMKPALPPTPHSDGSYPYDPVPWQQGASQPGSLSVVTTVWGVTSPSPSQVFGAPMGPGGNSAGSHMMPGSSPGMNSPQFLAQQGYPEPNKAYLQSGMYGRPSGAYPAGPGYGGSYPSSGGGSMGMPPHGARPPTDFTQAAAAAAVAAAAATATATATATVAAIQEKQNQEMSYGPMGGASSYNTQFLSHSGPRGPPGMGPGGMGPGGMVGARGPPSMGPMYGPPQGQRMPQHPGYAGQPGPPRHQQGLKRPYNSDGFPGQQCGPGMGPGGGPYPGQPMQYHGAGPQRSAPSPSYPSHRMGMQPGGMSQYPTGPSNPGQYYKADQFNGQGATHSSLASAVAGGGGPYNTFTQAAVNGPGRTMPGYPSSPLPGNPTPPMTPGSSMPPYMSPGQDVKSPFLPDVKPNIASMQPPTGNPSDDLRLTFPVRDGVVLEPFRLEHNLAVSNHVFQLRDSVYKTLIMRPDLELQFKCYHHEDRQMNTNWPASVQVSVNATPLTIERGDNKTSHKPLYLKQVCQPGRNTIQITVTACCCSHLFVLQLVHRPSVRSVLQGLMKKRLLPAEHCVTKIKRNFSSGTIPGTPGLNGEDGVEQTGIKVSLKCPITFRRIQLPARGHDCRHIQCFDLESYLQLNCERGTWRCPVCNKTALLEGLEVDQYMLGILIYIQNSDYEEITIDPVCGWKPVPVKPDLHIKEDPDGPALKRCRTLSPSHMILPSVMEMIAALGPASSPYQSLPQGGSSHTPEYPSQGGSGYSNQQPGFSDFPNAPGTPTMGEFGSGPPSISYQSDLPSGLLTPDKPVGHPMSGQVRPHQPHPETHSARYPETRHQPLSHRGPEMAHGGRMDSGHGNLQQQQQQQQQQQAMHGNGNLSGPGGQMHSRGPSQNSRMHPDNAFGLGGPGDVPEPALDLLPELTNPDELLSYLGPPDLPNNSNDDLLSLFESN, from the exons ATGAACCCCATCAACTCCATGAAACCTGCCTTGCCTCCCACGCCACATAG TGACGGCTCCTACCCATATGATCCTGTCCCCTGGCAGCAAGGTGCCAGTCAGccaggctctctctctgtggtaaCCACAGTGTGGGGAGTGACCAGTCCTTCACCCAGCcag GTGTTTGGCGCTCCCATGGGTCCGGGCGGCAACTCCGCTGGCAGCCACATGATGCCCGGCAGCAGCCCTGGCATGAACTCGCCGCAGTTCCTGGCGCAGCAGGGCTACCCCGAGCCCAACAAGGCCTATCTGCAGTCGGGCATGTACGGACGCCCCAGCGGGGCCTACCCAGCAGGCCCGGGCTACGGCGGCAG CTACCCCAGTAGCGGCGGGGGATCCATGGGCATGCCCCCCCATGGCGCCCGCCCCCCCACAGACTTCACCCAGGCCGCCGCTGCCGCGGCTGttgctgccgccgccgccacagccaccgccaccgccacagCAACGGTTGCCGCCATTCAAGAGAAACAGAACCAGGAAATGAGCTATGGCCCG ATGGGTGGTGCTTCCTCCTACAACACCCAGTTCCTGTCCCACTCGGGCCCTCGGGGCCCCCCAGGGATGGGGCCGGGGGGGATGGGCCCGGGCGGGATGGTTGGAGCGCGCGGACCCCCCTCCATGGGCCCCATGTACGGACCCCCACAGGGCCAGAGGATGCCGCAGCATCCTGGCTACGCCGGACAGCCGGGACCACCACGACACCAGCAGGGCCTCAAGCGCCCGTATAActctgat ggttTCCCTGGGCAGCAGTGTGGGCCTGGCATGGGTCCCGGAGGCGGGCCGTATCCGGGCCAGCCGATGCAGTACCACGGAGCGGGCCCCCAGCGCTCGGCGCCCTCCCCCTCCTACCCCTCCCACAGGATGGGCATGCAGCCGGGGGGCATGAGCCAGTACCCCACCGGACCCAGCAACCCCGGCCAGTACTACAAG GCGGACCAGTTTAACGGGCAGGGTGCCACTCACAGCAGCCTGGCATCTGCAGTCGCTGGAGGAGGGGGACCGTACAACACTTTCACACAGGCTGCCGTCAACGGG CCTGGGCGGACGATGCCAGGCTACCCCAGCTCTCCGTTGCCTGGCAACCCCACTCCTCCCATGACGCCGGGCAGCTCGATGCCCCCCTACATGTCGCCGGGGCAGGACGTCAAGTCACCCTTCCTCCCCGATGTCAAGCCCAACATCGCCTCAATGCAGCCCCCTACAG GTAACCCTAGCGATGACCTTCGCCTGACCTTCCCTGTGCGGGACGGTGTGGTGCTAGAGCCCTTCCGCCTGGAGCACAACCTAGCCGTTAGCAACCACGTCTTCCAGCTGCGAGACTCCGTCTACAAGACTCTTATTatgag GCCTGACCTGGAGTTGCAGTTTAAGTGCTACCACCATGAGGACCGGCAGATGAACACCAACTGGCCGGCGTCGGTGCAGGTGAGCGTGAACGCCACGCCTCTGACCATTGAGCGCGGGGACAACAAGACCTCCCATAAGCCCCTTTACCTGAAGCAGGTGTGCCAGCCGGGACGCAACACCATCCAGATCACCGTCACCGCCTGCTGCTGT tcTCATCTGTTTGTGCTGCAGCTGGTCCACAGGCCCTCTGTTCGCTCCGTGCTCCAGGGCCTCATGAAGAAAAGGCTGCTTCCTGCCGAGCACTGCGTCACCAAGa TCAAGCGTAACTTCAGCAGTGGCACCATCCCTGGGACGCCGGGCCTGAACGGGGAGGATGGCGTGGAACAGACGGGCATCAAAGTGTCGCTCAAGTGTCCAATCACCTTCCGCCGAATCCAGCTGCCCGCCCGTGGACACGACTGTAGACACAtacag tgctTTGACCTGGAGTCTTACCTACAGCTGAACTGTGAGCGAGGCACATGGCGCTGCCCTGTGTGCAA TAAAACGGCTCTTCTAGAAGGACTGGAGGTTGACCAGTACATGCTGGGTATTCTCATCTACATCCAGAA TTCTGACTATGAGGAAATCACCATTGACCCGGTGTGCGGCTGGAAGCCGGTGCCGGTGAAACCGGATCTGCACATTAAAGAGGATCCGGACGGGCCTGCTCTTAAGCGCTGCCGCACCCTTAGCCCCAGTCACATGATCCTGCCCAGCGTCATGGAGATGATCGCAGCGCTGGGCCCAGCCTCCTCGCCATACCAGTCGCTGCCACAGGGGGGCAGCAGCCACACACCAGAGTACCCCAGCCAAG GCGGGTCAGGCTACTCTAACCAGCAGCCCGGTTTCTCGGACTTTCCTAATGCCCCTGGGACCCCCACCATGGGTGAGTTCGGCTCAGGCCCCCCGTCCATCTCCTATCAGTCGGACCTCCCCAGTGGACTTCTCACGCCGGACAAGCCCGTGGGACACCCCATGTCTGGACAGGTGAGGCCCCACCAGCCCCATCCAGAGACCCACTCCGCACGCTACCCGGAGACCAGACACCAGCCTCTTTCGCACAGAGGGCCCgag ATGGCCCATGGAGGCCGCATGGACTCTGGCCACGGTaacctgcagcagcagcagcagcaacaacagcaacagcaggccATGCACGGCAACGGCAATCTCAGCGGCCCCGGAGGACAGATGCACTCACGCGGCCCTTCCCAGAATTCCCGGATGCACCCGGACAACGCGTTTGGACTGGGCGGCCCAGGCGATGTTCCAGAGCCAGCGCTTGAT TTGCTGCCAGAGCTGACCAACCCAGATGAACTGCTGTCCTATCTGGGCCCGCCCGACCTCCCCAACAACAGCAACGACGACCTGCTCTCCCTCTTTGAGAGCAACTGA
- the zmiz2 gene encoding zinc finger MIZ domain-containing protein 2 isoform X3 — protein MNPINSMKPALPPTPHSDGSYPYDPVPWQQGASQPGSLSVVTTVWGVTSPSPSQVFGAPMGPGGNSAGSHMMPGSSPGMNSPQFLAQQGYPEPNKAYLQSGMYGRPSGAYPAGPGYGGSYPSSGGGSMGMPPHGARPPTDFTQAAAAAAVAAAAATATATATATVAAIQEKQNQEMSYGPMGGASSYNTQFLSHSGPRGPPGMGPGGMGPGGMVGARGPPSMGPMYGPPQGQRMPQHPGYAGQPGPPRHQQGLKRPYNSDGFPGQQCGPGMGPGGGPYPGQPMQYHGAGPQRSAPSPSYPSHRMGMQPGGMSQYPTGPSNPGQYYKLSPQADQFNGQGATHSSLASAVAGGGGPYNTFTQAAVNGPGRTMPGYPSSPLPGNPTPPMTPGSSMPPYMSPGQDVKSPFLPDVKPNIASMQPPTGNPSDDLRLTFPVRDGVVLEPFRLEHNLAVSNHVFQLRDSVYKTLIMRPDLELQFKCYHHEDRQMNTNWPASVQVSVNATPLTIERGDNKTSHKPLYLKQVCQPGRNTIQITVTACCCSHLFVLQLVHRPSVRSVLQGLMKKRLLPAEHCVTKIKRNFSSGTIPGTPGLNGEDGVEQTGIKVSLKCPITFRRIQLPARGHDCRHIQCFDLESYLQLNCERGTWRCPVCNKTALLEGLEVDQYMLGILIYIQNSDYEEITIDPVCGWKPVPVKPDLHIKEDPDGPALKRCRTLSPSHMILPSVMEMIAALGPASSPYQSLPQGGSSHTPEYPSQGGSGYSNQQPGFSDFPNAPGTPTMGEFGSGPPSISYQSDLPSGLLTPDKPVGHPMSGQVRPHQPHPETHSARYPETRHQPLSHRGPEMAHGGRMDSGHGNLQQQQQQQQQQQAMHGNGNLSGPGGQMHSRGPSQNSRMHPDNAFGLGGPGDVPEPALDLLPELTNPDELLSYLGPPDLPNNSNDDLLSLFESN, from the exons ATGAACCCCATCAACTCCATGAAACCTGCCTTGCCTCCCACGCCACATAG TGACGGCTCCTACCCATATGATCCTGTCCCCTGGCAGCAAGGTGCCAGTCAGccaggctctctctctgtggtaaCCACAGTGTGGGGAGTGACCAGTCCTTCACCCAGCcag GTGTTTGGCGCTCCCATGGGTCCGGGCGGCAACTCCGCTGGCAGCCACATGATGCCCGGCAGCAGCCCTGGCATGAACTCGCCGCAGTTCCTGGCGCAGCAGGGCTACCCCGAGCCCAACAAGGCCTATCTGCAGTCGGGCATGTACGGACGCCCCAGCGGGGCCTACCCAGCAGGCCCGGGCTACGGCGGCAG CTACCCCAGTAGCGGCGGGGGATCCATGGGCATGCCCCCCCATGGCGCCCGCCCCCCCACAGACTTCACCCAGGCCGCCGCTGCCGCGGCTGttgctgccgccgccgccacagccaccgccaccgccacagCAACGGTTGCCGCCATTCAAGAGAAACAGAACCAGGAAATGAGCTATGGCCCG ATGGGTGGTGCTTCCTCCTACAACACCCAGTTCCTGTCCCACTCGGGCCCTCGGGGCCCCCCAGGGATGGGGCCGGGGGGGATGGGCCCGGGCGGGATGGTTGGAGCGCGCGGACCCCCCTCCATGGGCCCCATGTACGGACCCCCACAGGGCCAGAGGATGCCGCAGCATCCTGGCTACGCCGGACAGCCGGGACCACCACGACACCAGCAGGGCCTCAAGCGCCCGTATAActctgat ggttTCCCTGGGCAGCAGTGTGGGCCTGGCATGGGTCCCGGAGGCGGGCCGTATCCGGGCCAGCCGATGCAGTACCACGGAGCGGGCCCCCAGCGCTCGGCGCCCTCCCCCTCCTACCCCTCCCACAGGATGGGCATGCAGCCGGGGGGCATGAGCCAGTACCCCACCGGACCCAGCAACCCCGGCCAGTACTACAAG CTCTCCCCACAGGCGGACCAGTTTAACGGGCAGGGTGCCACTCACAGCAGCCTGGCATCTGCAGTCGCTGGAGGAGGGGGACCGTACAACACTTTCACACAGGCTGCCGTCAACGGG CCTGGGCGGACGATGCCAGGCTACCCCAGCTCTCCGTTGCCTGGCAACCCCACTCCTCCCATGACGCCGGGCAGCTCGATGCCCCCCTACATGTCGCCGGGGCAGGACGTCAAGTCACCCTTCCTCCCCGATGTCAAGCCCAACATCGCCTCAATGCAGCCCCCTACAG GTAACCCTAGCGATGACCTTCGCCTGACCTTCCCTGTGCGGGACGGTGTGGTGCTAGAGCCCTTCCGCCTGGAGCACAACCTAGCCGTTAGCAACCACGTCTTCCAGCTGCGAGACTCCGTCTACAAGACTCTTATTatgag GCCTGACCTGGAGTTGCAGTTTAAGTGCTACCACCATGAGGACCGGCAGATGAACACCAACTGGCCGGCGTCGGTGCAGGTGAGCGTGAACGCCACGCCTCTGACCATTGAGCGCGGGGACAACAAGACCTCCCATAAGCCCCTTTACCTGAAGCAGGTGTGCCAGCCGGGACGCAACACCATCCAGATCACCGTCACCGCCTGCTGCTGT tcTCATCTGTTTGTGCTGCAGCTGGTCCACAGGCCCTCTGTTCGCTCCGTGCTCCAGGGCCTCATGAAGAAAAGGCTGCTTCCTGCCGAGCACTGCGTCACCAAGa TCAAGCGTAACTTCAGCAGTGGCACCATCCCTGGGACGCCGGGCCTGAACGGGGAGGATGGCGTGGAACAGACGGGCATCAAAGTGTCGCTCAAGTGTCCAATCACCTTCCGCCGAATCCAGCTGCCCGCCCGTGGACACGACTGTAGACACAtacag tgctTTGACCTGGAGTCTTACCTACAGCTGAACTGTGAGCGAGGCACATGGCGCTGCCCTGTGTGCAA TAAAACGGCTCTTCTAGAAGGACTGGAGGTTGACCAGTACATGCTGGGTATTCTCATCTACATCCAGAA TTCTGACTATGAGGAAATCACCATTGACCCGGTGTGCGGCTGGAAGCCGGTGCCGGTGAAACCGGATCTGCACATTAAAGAGGATCCGGACGGGCCTGCTCTTAAGCGCTGCCGCACCCTTAGCCCCAGTCACATGATCCTGCCCAGCGTCATGGAGATGATCGCAGCGCTGGGCCCAGCCTCCTCGCCATACCAGTCGCTGCCACAGGGGGGCAGCAGCCACACACCAGAGTACCCCAGCCAAG GCGGGTCAGGCTACTCTAACCAGCAGCCCGGTTTCTCGGACTTTCCTAATGCCCCTGGGACCCCCACCATGGGTGAGTTCGGCTCAGGCCCCCCGTCCATCTCCTATCAGTCGGACCTCCCCAGTGGACTTCTCACGCCGGACAAGCCCGTGGGACACCCCATGTCTGGACAGGTGAGGCCCCACCAGCCCCATCCAGAGACCCACTCCGCACGCTACCCGGAGACCAGACACCAGCCTCTTTCGCACAGAGGGCCCgag ATGGCCCATGGAGGCCGCATGGACTCTGGCCACGGTaacctgcagcagcagcagcagcaacaacagcaacagcaggccATGCACGGCAACGGCAATCTCAGCGGCCCCGGAGGACAGATGCACTCACGCGGCCCTTCCCAGAATTCCCGGATGCACCCGGACAACGCGTTTGGACTGGGCGGCCCAGGCGATGTTCCAGAGCCAGCGCTTGAT TTGCTGCCAGAGCTGACCAACCCAGATGAACTGCTGTCCTATCTGGGCCCGCCCGACCTCCCCAACAACAGCAACGACGACCTGCTCTCCCTCTTTGAGAGCAACTGA